From the Paenibacillus sp. FSL H8-0548 genome, one window contains:
- the zwf gene encoding glucose-6-phosphate dehydrogenase, which yields MEATTFVLFGATGDLAKRKIYPALYNLFVDQKLPQSFSVIGLGRRELSDHTFQANVEQSLRMFSRREANDPVLIKSFLSAFRYSVLDVGHKEDYQKLLEMIEQREKELRITPNRMFYLSVGPEFFETIAANIDESGLGSANGWKRLVIEKPFGHDLQSAQDLNKNLSKAFTEEEIFRIDHYLGKPMVQKLEVLQQSNPVLQALWDKRYIANVQITANEIVGVEERAGYYDHVGAVRDMFQNHMLQLLMMLTIHLPNNSTSENVRFKKKLVMDSLELLQKENVKSHVVRGQYGEGTIQGKPVVGYTSEPNISAGSTNDTFIAAKLQIDDYFWRGVPFYIRTGKRMKDKSTRIVIEFKEPLKQSATNEDHTTPNLLVFEISPNEGILLQLNTRDPLNNGEFKPMKVNFHEVKDNVPEAYENLIYDAFQGDSTFFAHWDEVELSWQWVQPILDAYKENLVPLHLYSAGTYGPAESDELLAQDGYHWWFDDKSEQEIETIKGEQYAYHTNH from the coding sequence ATGGAGGCAACCACTTTTGTCTTGTTTGGAGCAACAGGGGATTTAGCAAAAAGAAAAATTTACCCTGCCCTCTATAATTTATTCGTAGATCAGAAGCTACCACAATCTTTCTCTGTAATCGGCCTTGGAAGAAGAGAGCTTTCCGATCATACTTTTCAAGCGAATGTCGAGCAATCTCTTCGTATGTTTTCTAGACGCGAAGCGAATGATCCTGTTTTAATTAAAAGCTTCTTGAGTGCATTTCGCTATAGCGTTCTCGATGTAGGCCATAAAGAGGATTATCAAAAACTGCTGGAGATGATTGAGCAACGGGAAAAAGAGCTTCGTATCACGCCAAATCGGATGTTTTATTTGTCCGTAGGCCCTGAGTTTTTTGAAACGATTGCAGCCAACATTGATGAAAGCGGGTTAGGCTCTGCGAATGGCTGGAAGCGTTTGGTGATTGAGAAGCCTTTTGGCCATGATTTGCAATCTGCTCAGGATTTGAATAAAAATCTGAGCAAAGCTTTTACGGAAGAAGAGATTTTTCGAATCGATCATTATCTCGGCAAGCCGATGGTGCAGAAGCTTGAGGTTCTGCAGCAGAGCAATCCAGTCCTTCAGGCATTATGGGATAAGCGTTACATTGCCAACGTCCAAATAACAGCGAATGAAATTGTCGGTGTTGAAGAACGAGCTGGCTATTACGATCATGTTGGTGCTGTAAGAGACATGTTCCAAAACCATATGCTGCAATTGCTTATGATGCTGACGATCCACCTCCCGAACAACAGTACTTCAGAAAATGTCCGTTTCAAGAAAAAATTGGTGATGGACTCCCTGGAGCTGCTGCAAAAAGAGAATGTCAAATCCCATGTAGTCCGCGGACAGTATGGTGAAGGAACGATCCAAGGTAAACCGGTGGTCGGTTACACATCCGAACCCAATATTTCCGCAGGCTCAACAAATGACACCTTTATTGCAGCTAAGCTGCAAATCGACGATTATTTTTGGCGGGGAGTTCCTTTCTACATCCGCACAGGCAAAAGAATGAAGGACAAATCGACACGAATCGTGATCGAGTTCAAAGAACCTTTAAAACAATCAGCAACAAATGAGGATCATACAACACCTAATCTGCTCGTATTCGAAATCAGTCCAAACGAAGGCATCCTGCTCCAACTAAATACAAGAGATCCTCTGAACAATGGGGAGTTCAAGCCCATGAAAGTCAACTTTCATGAGGTGAAAGACAATGTACCCGAAGCTTACGAAAATTTAATTTACGATGCGTTTCAAGGAGATTCTACTTTCTTCGCGCATTGGGACGAAGTAGAATTGTCATGGCAATGGGTTCAACCTATCTTAGACGCATACAAAGAAAACCTAGTGCCGCTTCATCTCTATTCGGCTGGTACTTATGGACCCGCTGAATCGGATGAGCTGCTCGCACAAGACGGCTATCATTGGTGGTTCGATGATAAGTCAGAACAAGAAATCGAAACCATAAAAGGAGAACAATATGCCTATCACACAAACCATTGA
- a CDS encoding LysR family transcriptional regulator encodes MSMINYELYKVFYWAAKTGSLSKAAKSLYITQPSVSHAIKQLEDNFGIILFYRNSKGVSLTPEGATLYSYIEKSQILISLAEEKMAALKNLDSGELRIGGSDSLFKHYMLPYLESYLQTYPGIKLHLNHGTTPETIAFLKEGKIDMGVVRMPIVDSQLEVMRGIELQDCFVAGSRYAELKNKVLSLKQLLEYPIILFSRNSRVRMAITELFESYGHQIKPEIEVGSVDLLIEFARKGLGISYVTKEFISKELEEGSLFEIELDIKMPPSQVGFMIMRNMPLSNAANKFIELVK; translated from the coding sequence ATGTCTATGATCAATTACGAACTATATAAGGTTTTTTATTGGGCCGCGAAGACGGGGAGCTTATCTAAGGCCGCCAAGTCGTTGTACATCACCCAGCCAAGCGTCAGCCATGCCATAAAGCAATTGGAAGACAATTTTGGCATTATTTTGTTTTATCGGAATTCCAAAGGCGTGTCCTTAACCCCAGAGGGTGCCACCCTTTATTCCTATATCGAGAAGTCTCAGATCTTAATTTCGCTCGCGGAAGAAAAGATGGCGGCACTTAAAAATTTGGACAGCGGCGAGCTGCGGATCGGCGGCAGTGATTCATTGTTCAAGCACTATATGCTGCCTTATCTGGAAAGCTATCTTCAGACGTATCCCGGCATTAAATTACATCTGAATCATGGGACAACACCAGAAACCATCGCTTTCTTGAAAGAAGGTAAAATCGATATGGGCGTCGTTCGTATGCCGATCGTCGATTCCCAGCTTGAAGTCATGAGAGGAATTGAACTGCAGGATTGTTTTGTAGCGGGGTCTCGTTATGCCGAGCTTAAGAACAAAGTGCTCTCATTGAAGCAGCTGCTTGAATATCCCATTATTCTATTCTCGCGTAATAGCCGGGTACGGATGGCCATCACGGAGCTATTTGAAAGCTACGGTCATCAAATCAAACCTGAAATTGAGGTGGGCAGCGTGGATCTGCTCATCGAGTTTGCGCGGAAGGGTCTCGGAATTTCTTATGTCACAAAAGAATTCATATCGAAGGAACTGGAAGAGGGCTCACTCTTTGAAATTGAATTAGATATCAAGATGCCGCCCTCCCAAGTGGGATTCATGATTATGCGCAATATGCCCCTTTCCAATGCGGCAAACAAGTTTATTGAGCTTGTGAAATAG